A genomic region of uncultured Paludibaculum sp. contains the following coding sequences:
- a CDS encoding radical SAM protein, with the protein MSQGFVWPANIVGRKSAPLKVLIVLPIREGNYQVNPDVGILYLGTVLKDAGYQISLLDCPKEDFSFSDFRTYVKEGDFDVVGFRCFSRDHNYVNHHASIVKSIKPSTLTLVGGPHPSALPEFVLSRMPNVDFAWKAEAEEGLPQLLRMFSEYKHEIPEALLETIPGLVWHSRKEERIVVNKPGFGIDLDSYTPAWELLKPETYPGYEERKTVSTRIWDGFFHVTTTRGCPFPCTYCNAPNLSGKKLRHRSVDKVIEELLILRDRYNAKRFSIIDDEFTLSKKYATSFCQGLIDAKVNMKWDCPNGVRMDSLYPELLLLMQAAGCDALCVGIESGSARMQKLIQKKVTVETIRERANMIAGCSNIRITGYFMIGFLDETEEEIQETLNLACTLPLRRAAFNVVIPIPGTQIFDELIDNGRLKLEEINWDTLTNDQVAFKRNHVTGKRLLELQREAFLRFYSRPSVALSVAKETLRNPNVLRASISKLRKLSWRSETYSFTPMYLGSQRAL; encoded by the coding sequence ATGTCGCAAGGATTCGTGTGGCCGGCCAACATTGTCGGACGAAAGTCTGCCCCACTTAAAGTTCTGATTGTATTGCCTATTCGTGAGGGCAATTACCAGGTCAACCCCGACGTTGGAATTCTGTACCTGGGTACAGTGCTGAAGGATGCGGGCTACCAGATCAGCCTTCTGGATTGCCCCAAGGAAGACTTCAGCTTCAGCGACTTCCGGACGTATGTGAAGGAAGGGGACTTCGACGTCGTCGGATTCCGCTGCTTCAGCCGCGACCACAACTACGTCAACCACCACGCCAGCATCGTGAAGAGCATCAAGCCCTCGACACTAACCCTGGTGGGCGGCCCGCACCCTTCGGCGCTTCCGGAGTTTGTGCTGTCGCGCATGCCGAACGTGGACTTTGCCTGGAAGGCCGAGGCGGAAGAGGGTCTGCCGCAGTTGTTGAGGATGTTCTCGGAGTACAAGCACGAGATCCCCGAGGCGCTGCTCGAAACGATCCCTGGGTTGGTCTGGCACAGCCGCAAGGAAGAACGGATTGTTGTCAACAAGCCTGGCTTTGGAATCGACCTGGACAGCTACACGCCCGCATGGGAGTTGCTGAAACCGGAGACCTACCCAGGCTACGAAGAGCGCAAGACGGTCAGCACCAGGATCTGGGACGGGTTCTTCCATGTGACCACCACCCGCGGCTGCCCCTTCCCGTGCACCTACTGCAACGCGCCGAACCTCTCCGGCAAGAAGCTGCGGCACCGCAGCGTCGACAAGGTGATCGAAGAGCTGCTGATTCTGCGAGACCGGTATAACGCGAAGCGCTTCAGCATCATCGACGACGAGTTCACCCTGAGCAAGAAGTATGCCACCAGCTTCTGCCAGGGCTTGATCGACGCCAAGGTCAACATGAAGTGGGACTGCCCGAACGGCGTCCGCATGGACTCGCTATACCCGGAGTTGCTGCTGCTGATGCAGGCCGCCGGCTGCGACGCGTTGTGCGTCGGCATTGAGTCCGGCAGCGCCCGCATGCAGAAACTCATCCAGAAAAAGGTCACCGTCGAGACCATCCGCGAGCGGGCGAACATGATCGCCGGCTGCAGCAATATCCGCATCACCGGGTACTTCATGATCGGCTTCCTGGATGAGACGGAGGAAGAGATCCAGGAGACTCTGAACCTCGCCTGCACTCTGCCGTTGCGGCGGGCGGCATTCAACGTGGTGATTCCGATTCCTGGAACGCAGATCTTCGACGAGCTGATCGACAATGGCCGCTTGAAGCTGGAAGAGATCAACTGGGACACGCTGACGAACGATCAGGTGGCTTTCAAACGCAACCACGTCACCGGCAAGCGTCTGCTCGAATTGCAGCGCGAGGCGTTTCTGCGGTTCTACTCGCGGCCCAGCGTGGCCCTGAGCGTCGCCAAGGAGACGTTGAGGAATCCGAACGTCCTACGCGCCAGCATTTCGAAGTTGCGGAAGCTGTCCTGGCGGTCGGAAACCTACTCGTTCACGCCCATGTACCTCGGCAGCCAGCGGGCACTGTAG
- a CDS encoding NAD-dependent epimerase/dehydratase family protein has translation MMVWEPNMTRALVWGGLGFIGQHLVHGLLQRGTEVTVLCRARRQCPEPGWGSRVRWLELDASPDREAVMREAAATDVVYDLAGSSGTVTSNLNPLDSLQENCGEHLHFLRACESAATPPHIVFASSWLVHGKIDSLPVTEDCQIQPRSIYATHKACIENYLRIYACRNKITYTVCRISNPYGPYHSRPRRTYNILNLFIEQSLAGKPVFLFGDGSQLRDYIYIDDLVDALILCGECPAARNEVFNISLGRSHSILEAVGMIRSMVAAPPPVFMPWEAEYLAAESGSYVADIGKARRLLGFKPRFSLRRGLETTVCHLRDLRIAGD, from the coding sequence ATGATGGTCTGGGAACCCAACATGACACGGGCCCTCGTATGGGGTGGGCTGGGCTTCATCGGCCAGCATCTGGTGCACGGTCTGCTGCAGCGTGGGACCGAGGTGACTGTGCTGTGCCGTGCCCGGCGGCAGTGTCCTGAGCCGGGTTGGGGCTCCCGCGTGCGTTGGCTGGAGCTCGACGCGAGCCCGGATCGTGAAGCCGTGATGCGGGAGGCGGCGGCCACCGATGTCGTCTACGATCTCGCGGGTTCGTCCGGCACTGTCACCAGTAATCTGAATCCGCTCGATAGTTTGCAGGAAAACTGCGGCGAGCATTTGCATTTTCTTCGCGCCTGCGAAAGTGCCGCCACCCCTCCCCATATTGTGTTCGCCAGTTCCTGGTTGGTCCATGGGAAGATTGACTCGCTGCCGGTGACTGAGGACTGTCAAATACAGCCTCGAAGCATCTACGCTACACATAAAGCATGTATTGAAAACTATCTTCGGATCTATGCATGCCGAAATAAAATCACCTACACGGTGTGTCGCATTTCGAATCCGTACGGCCCTTATCACAGTCGTCCGCGCAGAACATACAACATCCTTAACCTCTTCATCGAGCAGTCTTTAGCTGGGAAGCCAGTTTTTCTGTTCGGAGATGGCAGCCAGCTACGCGACTACATCTACATCGACGATCTGGTGGATGCCCTCATCCTGTGCGGAGAGTGCCCGGCGGCGCGAAACGAGGTATTCAACATCAGCCTCGGCCGCAGCCACTCCATCTTGGAGGCGGTAGGGATGATTCGGTCAATGGTTGCAGCGCCGCCGCCAGTCTTCATGCCTTGGGAGGCGGAATACCTCGCGGCGGAATCGGGCAGCTATGTGGCCGACATCGGCAAGGCACGCAGGTTGTTGGGGTTCAAGCCCCGGTTCAGTCTGAGGAGAGGACTGGAAACGACCGTGTGTCATCTGCGTGACTTACGGATTGCCGGCGACTGA
- a CDS encoding carbamoyltransferase, with the protein MRVLGISAFYHDSAAALVEDGRIIAAAQEERFTRRKHDPGFPTHAVEYCLAEGRTTVSEIDKVVFYDKPFLKFERLLETYLTFAPRGFVSFAMALPLWVREKLFQRQLLTDELKALGGGVDVSSRLLFTEHHLSHAASAFFASPFDEALVLTMDGVGEWATTSVAMGRGNQLDVLREIHFPHSLGMLYSAFTYYTGFRVNSGEYKLMGLAPYGVPKYAQLILDHLIDVKDDGSFRLNLEYFNYCVGLRMTNGRFDKLFGGPARKPEEKLTQIHMDLAASIQVVLEDVVLRMTRALARETGAGNLCLAGGVALNCVANGKILRDGQFGSIWIQPAAGDAGGALGAALAAYHVNQNQPRLSPMGRDAMRGSYLGPEFSQAEIERRLQAVGATFSVVDDDEVIDLCADALAQEQALGWFQGRMEFGPRALGGRSILGDPRSPRMQSTLNLKVKYRESFRPFAPSVLREDVSSYFELDVESPYMLLVADVAKDRRVPMTDEEQKLFGIEKLNVPRSDIPAVTHVDYSARIQTVDRATNPRYHALISRFKQKTGCPVVVNTSFNVRGEPIVCTPEDAFRCFMGTEIEALAIGNCFLRKDDQRQGLKLNYEHAFTPD; encoded by the coding sequence ATGCGAGTTCTTGGTATCTCCGCTTTCTACCATGACAGTGCCGCGGCGTTGGTGGAAGATGGCCGGATTATAGCCGCGGCGCAAGAAGAAAGATTCACGCGCAGGAAGCACGACCCCGGCTTCCCCACGCACGCAGTCGAGTACTGCCTCGCCGAAGGTAGAACAACCGTTTCGGAAATCGACAAGGTCGTCTTCTATGACAAGCCGTTCCTAAAGTTCGAACGGCTGCTGGAAACGTATCTGACGTTTGCCCCCCGCGGCTTTGTCTCCTTCGCGATGGCCCTGCCTCTGTGGGTGCGGGAGAAACTATTCCAGCGGCAGCTGCTGACCGACGAGCTCAAGGCCTTAGGTGGTGGTGTCGATGTGTCCAGCCGCCTGCTGTTTACTGAGCACCACCTCAGCCACGCAGCCAGTGCCTTCTTCGCGTCGCCATTTGATGAGGCCCTCGTCCTGACGATGGATGGCGTGGGCGAATGGGCGACCACATCCGTGGCCATGGGCCGCGGCAATCAACTGGATGTCCTGAGAGAAATACACTTCCCGCATTCGCTGGGGATGCTGTACTCGGCCTTCACCTACTACACCGGGTTCCGCGTAAACTCGGGCGAGTACAAGCTGATGGGGTTGGCGCCCTACGGCGTCCCCAAGTACGCGCAGTTGATTCTTGATCACCTCATCGACGTCAAGGACGATGGGTCGTTCCGCCTCAATCTGGAGTACTTCAACTACTGCGTCGGCCTGAGGATGACGAACGGCCGGTTCGACAAACTGTTCGGCGGCCCGGCCCGCAAGCCGGAAGAGAAGCTGACCCAGATCCACATGGACCTGGCAGCCTCCATCCAGGTTGTATTGGAAGATGTGGTGCTGCGTATGACACGCGCATTGGCACGGGAAACGGGCGCCGGGAATCTGTGTCTCGCCGGAGGCGTGGCGCTGAACTGCGTCGCCAACGGGAAGATTTTGCGGGATGGGCAGTTCGGGAGTATCTGGATTCAACCGGCGGCGGGCGACGCCGGCGGTGCACTGGGGGCGGCTCTGGCCGCGTACCACGTGAACCAGAATCAGCCCAGGCTGTCGCCCATGGGGCGCGACGCGATGCGCGGCTCCTATCTCGGGCCGGAGTTTTCGCAGGCGGAGATCGAGCGGCGACTTCAGGCGGTTGGCGCGACCTTCAGCGTTGTCGACGACGACGAAGTGATCGACCTGTGCGCGGATGCATTGGCCCAGGAGCAGGCGTTGGGCTGGTTCCAGGGACGCATGGAGTTCGGGCCGCGCGCCCTGGGCGGCCGGTCCATTCTCGGCGACCCGCGTTCGCCCCGCATGCAATCGACGTTGAATCTGAAAGTGAAGTACCGGGAGTCGTTCCGGCCCTTCGCGCCGTCGGTGCTGCGTGAGGATGTCTCGTCCTACTTCGAACTCGACGTCGAGAGCCCCTACATGCTGCTGGTGGCTGATGTCGCCAAAGATCGCAGAGTGCCAATGACCGACGAAGAGCAGAAGCTGTTCGGCATTGAGAAGCTGAACGTACCTCGATCGGACATTCCAGCCGTGACCCACGTGGACTACTCAGCGCGCATCCAGACCGTCGACCGAGCGACGAATCCCCGCTATCATGCCCTGATTTCGCGGTTCAAGCAGAAGACGGGTTGCCCTGTGGTGGTGAACACCAGTTTCAATGTGCGCGGTGAGCCGATTGTCTGCACACCGGAAGACGCTTTCCGGTGTTTCATGGGCACTGAGATTGAGGCTCTGGCTATCGGCAACTGCTTTCTGCGAAAAGACGACCAGCGGCAGGGCCTCAAACTGAACTACGAACACGCGTTCACGCCCGACTGA
- a CDS encoding DUF5989 family protein: protein MQFARELFLFLGTRKKFWLVPVLVLMFLLGGLLVLGQSSAVAPFIYTLF, encoded by the coding sequence ATGCAGTTCGCTCGGGAGTTGTTCTTGTTCCTTGGAACAAGGAAGAAGTTCTGGCTTGTTCCTGTGCTGGTTTTGATGTTTCTTCTCGGCGGGTTATTGGTCCTGGGCCAGAGTTCGGCCGTGGCGCCGTTCATCTACACGCTGTTCTAG
- a CDS encoding SEC-C domain-containing protein produces the protein MATDAQLIANRKNAHFSTGPRTEQGKARSSRNNLRYGFRSQSVLLPGDAPAEYEELLAELTAHFETRDLTGQRFVREMADAEWRLRRVRAHQETLLTAKIAELAAGTPSADPTYLQALAYESLFRETSFAQFLKYEAKYERQYERAHKGWLQTQNQLRPETPSPCEPIVTDEPNSSVANNSTASVLTVIPRNAPCPCGSGEKYKRCCGRHAPAILSSGANAA, from the coding sequence ATGGCCACCGACGCTCAACTCATCGCCAACCGCAAAAACGCTCACTTCTCCACTGGACCGCGCACCGAGCAGGGAAAGGCCCGCTCCTCCAGGAACAACCTCCGCTACGGATTCCGATCCCAATCCGTACTGCTGCCCGGCGACGCCCCGGCCGAGTATGAGGAACTTCTGGCTGAACTCACCGCCCACTTCGAAACCCGCGACCTCACCGGCCAGCGCTTCGTCCGCGAGATGGCCGACGCCGAGTGGCGCCTCCGCCGGGTCCGCGCTCATCAGGAGACCTTGCTCACGGCGAAGATCGCCGAACTCGCCGCTGGCACCCCTTCAGCCGACCCCACCTACCTGCAGGCACTTGCCTACGAATCGCTCTTTCGCGAGACCAGCTTCGCGCAGTTCCTCAAATACGAAGCCAAGTACGAACGCCAGTATGAGCGCGCTCATAAAGGATGGCTCCAAACCCAGAATCAACTCCGCCCAGAGACTCCCTCCCCGTGCGAGCCAATCGTGACGGACGAACCCAATTCCAGCGTCGCGAACAACAGCACCGCCTCGGTTCTCACCGTCATTCCACGCAACGCACCCTGTCCCTGCGGCTCCGGCGAGAAGTACAAACGTTGCTGCGGTCGCCACGCGCCGGCCATCCTCTCCTCGGGTGCAAACGCAGCCTAA
- a CDS encoding ABC transporter ATP-binding protein gives MAIQAERLTKRYGGTEALRGLNLEVPEGSIYAFVGPNGAGKTTAIQTVLNLRQPTSGRAQVLGVDSRSLSHADFQRIGYVSENQRLPEWMKVEEFFAYLRPLYNTWDAGLHDELRRQFDLPARRKLKDLSRGMRMKAALASALVFRPKLLVLDEPFTGLDPLVRDELIQGLLDRAEGMTVFVSSHDLAEIESFASHVGYLEQGRLRLSDEMTVLAERFREVQVVFEGEPQMPSPWPAEWLPAETAGALVRFVDMRHDPPRLRAAFPAARSIEAQPMNLRAIFVALARSGRTGEQS, from the coding sequence ATGGCAATTCAAGCGGAACGATTGACCAAGCGTTACGGGGGGACCGAGGCCCTGCGCGGCCTCAACCTCGAGGTGCCCGAAGGTTCGATCTACGCCTTCGTCGGGCCGAACGGAGCCGGCAAAACCACCGCCATCCAGACGGTGCTGAATCTGCGTCAACCGACATCCGGCCGCGCGCAGGTCCTTGGCGTCGACAGCCGTTCGCTAAGCCACGCGGACTTCCAGCGCATCGGCTACGTGTCCGAAAACCAGCGCCTTCCCGAGTGGATGAAGGTGGAGGAGTTTTTCGCCTATTTGCGGCCCCTCTACAACACCTGGGATGCCGGCCTGCACGACGAGCTGCGGCGACAGTTCGACTTGCCGGCCCGGCGCAAACTGAAGGACCTCTCGCGCGGCATGAGAATGAAGGCCGCGCTGGCGTCGGCCTTGGTCTTCCGCCCGAAGTTGCTGGTGCTCGACGAGCCCTTCACCGGGCTCGATCCCCTTGTGCGCGATGAGTTGATCCAGGGGTTGCTGGACCGTGCCGAAGGGATGACCGTCTTTGTCTCGTCACACGATCTGGCGGAAATCGAGTCGTTCGCGAGCCACGTCGGCTACCTGGAGCAAGGGCGCCTGCGCCTCTCGGACGAGATGACCGTCCTCGCCGAACGGTTTCGCGAAGTGCAGGTGGTCTTCGAAGGCGAACCGCAAATGCCCTCACCCTGGCCTGCCGAATGGCTGCCCGCGGAGACGGCCGGTGCACTGGTGCGCTTCGTGGACATGCGGCACGATCCTCCCAGGTTGCGAGCCGCGTTCCCCGCCGCGCGCAGCATCGAAGCGCAGCCTATGAACCTACGCGCCATCTTTGTGGCACTCGCTCGCAGCGGACGCACAGGAGAGCAATCATGA